TGCACATCACATAATTTAATGCGTTCATTTTTtatgtagttattacacattgattacactatcactcatatttcatgtcacaacgattcattgatacgtatgctatgatgctaaAGTTGTCTcacgcacctacagtgctggtcataaaaacaAAAGGTAGCTAGCttatggatgcaaacaatgttcttcgccaaaaacatagcaaaacattGTTTCATTATCTATAGTTTGCTATGTGTCATCATATAAAATAACtgtaatttataagacagttcttatttgattaatggtcggacccatctatgtgaagctagccacaataaggattagccacaatagtggaatttgcggtcaGCCTTCAAAATATAAATATGGTGTAATTCTGCTGTTTCTATTAATTtccatcactgtcaatgacatacttttttattttgaaggcaaagtGCAAAtcccactattgtgcctaattcgttttgtggctagcttcacaaaaCAACCCGGTCCAGTCAAGCctaactagccagatgaagctagctggatGCTTATAACGTTatctttgggcaacagggttaagtagctgtctagctatttattttcatgagctgaagtaaaatttcaataggcgaacaacaagtggcaacctagctaatacttacaaggattcctaaatcgtTGCTAAGAATAATGGAAATGACTGCAGTttttactggtcattgttttcaggctggttgtattgttGCTAGCtgggtaccaagctaaagctagctaccctaGAAGTTGCGGTCTAACAAATGATGCTATATTACCAAAGTgctattgtaaacacatcgtttgtggccggtgtttgcagactttttcgtacagctttgacagtgctattTTATATTtgttgacacgcaaagacccaaacagcgttccatagtatgtatgtcgtgaagctaatcaCTGTGTATCTccagtagggcaacatctgaaaaatagcacacTTGGTAGTGTGTCCTGGTGCTCAACCAGTTGGCGAGAGCCagcatcacccacgacagagaacagttgattgtcaagggcaatgaattccattatcttggctttaatggatttcacctttgaAATGTtattctttcaaatgactgctcgacttgttgactgctcgatccacacagaagacattgtgggctagtttaggaatgctgtgttgcacgaaTAGCGCACAATTTTACGTGTCATCAGTatgtcatgtacctacgttatataggtatgcacgacagctttgacatcggttttgcatgTATCGGCCGAttccgatgttggcatttttagttaatatcgtccgattccgttatgttcaccgatatatcgtgcatcccaagtagaaatgtttgcaaatgtattaaaagtaaaaacggataccttatttgcataagtattcagaccctttgctgtgagactcgaaattgagctcaggtgcatcctgtttccattgaccatccttgagatgtttctacaacttgtggtaaattcaattgattgtacatgatttggaaaggcacacacctgtctatataaggtccaatagctgacagtgcatgtcagagcaaaaaccaagccacaatGTTtgagttgtccgtagagctttgagacaggattgtgcagAGGCACAGAtaaggggaagggtaccaaaaaatatctgcagcattgaaggtccccaagaacacagtgacgtccatcattcttaaatggaagtttggaaccaccaagactcttcctagagctaaacctgtttttgctttgtcattatgggatattgtgtttagattgatttgaggggggaaaaacaattttaatccattttaaaataaggctgtaacgtaacaaagtggaaaaagtcaaggtgtctgactACTTACATActttactgtatatgtacatatctacctcaattacaactgcacatcgacttggtactggtaccccgtgtatatagccaagttatcgttagtctttgtgtatttattccttgtgttataatTTCTAttattctctctgcattgttgggaagtgcCCATAAGTAAATATTTCACTATTAGTTGCACGGTATACCGATAACATGATACTTATGATACCAACATTTTAGAATTCTGTAGTAACGTTTCATATGATACTACCACATTTTTCAGCTCTTCTAAAGAACCAGCTGGCACCTATTATAAAAGTTTTATGGAGGCAGTTTTGTTCCTAAATTCagttgaatttaagcaaaatCCACTGGTATGCGCCGGTCTAATAATATCCACTTCACTTTAATGTGTAAATCACGTGGCAGCTGTAATCCGCCAGCCGCATCCCCTGCcaaccctcactcacctgcttctctccatCCGCTTTTCCTGCGCATCTGTTGCGCCACCCTTTTTTAAAATATAGTTTAACTGTGATGGCGAGCAGGGATGCAGACCCTGATGAGTCTTCTGTTATATTTGTACATTTGTGACATTGGAGCAGAGCGAGAGAAGTTGATACATTGTATAATGTAATCGCCTGTTATAACCATGAGCACAGGCCAGTCTGATTACACTGCAAATTCGCTGTCATGCAGACTCtgagcgccagagaggggaaaTGGAGCACAGCTTTGCGGCTGGCATGCTTGTAGCTTTACAGCAGAGAACGGCTTGTCTCTAGCCTAAATGCTTAAAAAATGACCTTTATTACAGGTGCTACCTATAATTTATACTGGTCAAAAatttaaatgcaacatgcaacaatttcaaagatgtaACTAAGTTACAGTTCTTATAAGCAAATCAGTCAATGGAATTAATTAAATTAGacccaaatctatggatttcacatgaccgggaatacagatgtgcatctgttggtgAACCTGTTGGTgtgcctgatgaaccaaaccacACATTTTTCTGATGATACCAACATATTTCATCACTTTGCTGCAGACAAGTTTAATATGGTTTTTCCAGGATAACTGTTCATAAATTAGAACTCCAAGGAATCTAGTGGATGTGACTTGTTCCATTTCATTCGCACCAATTGAGATCCTAGCTCAGTTTTACAATATTTCGTGTTCTTACTAGTGAATACAATAAAGTTGGATTTTTGTCAACGTTTAAAGATTAACAAATTATCTGGAACCATTCAGAAAATGTGGCCATGCCTGATTTGGCTTCATTAATTAGTAAATCAAAATTCTTGTGTGATGAACATCTAATTGGTATCATCAGCAAAGAGAATGGGAAGTACGGTAGaggacacagcagcaaggtcattgatatcgATTATGAATAACAAAGGTCCAATTATCGAACCCTGTGGGACGCCACAGGATATCTTGGCCCTGGTAGATGCTAATGCCATTTGCCCAAAAAAAAATCTCTATCATAAACATAACTATATAATCATGAAAACCGTAATAATGCAATTTAGAAAGTAATAGTTTGTCAACCATGTCAAATGCTTTGGATAAATCCCAAAAAATGCCAAGAAGGGTATTTTTAAGTTTTTTTAAGTTGCAAAAGAGCCATATCTGTGTGATATTTTTTACAAAAACCATATTGGTGCTCACAGAGAATAgttgatttttaaaaaaaaatctacgcTCTTTTGTACACCAATTTTTCTAGCATTTTAGAAAAACAAGGTAGTACAGATATTGGGTGACTATTTGTAAAACATCTTTGATCCACAGATTTTAATGATGGATAACAATTTTCTAATCTTTAGGAACAATACTTGTTTGCATAGATTTGGTaaagagttgaagtcggaagtttacatatacttaggttggagtcatttaaaactcatttttcaaccactccacaaatttgttgttaacaatctatagttttggcaagtcggttaggacatctactttgtgcatgacaccagtaatttttccaacaattgtttacagacagattatttcacttataattcactgtatcacaattccagtgggttagaagtttacatacactaagttgactgtgcctttttaaacagcttggaaaattccagaaaatgtcatggctttagaagcttgagataaatgtactttggtgcgaaaactgtaaatcaatcccagaacaacagcaaaagaccttgtgaagatgctggaggaaacgggtacaaaagtatctatatccacagtaaaacaagtcctatatcgacaacctgaaaggccgctcagcaaggaagaagccactgctccaaaaccgcaataaaaaagtcagactacggtttgtaactacATGGGGACaaggattgtactttttggagaaatgtcctttggtctgatgaaacaaatatagaactgtttggccataatgaccatcatcatgtttggaggaataagggggaggcttgcaagccgaagaacaccatcccaactgtgaaggatgggggtggcagcatcatgttgtgctgcaggagggactggtgtacttcacaaaacagatggcatcatgaggatggaaaattatgcagatatattgaagcaacatctcaagacatcagttaaagcttggtcgcaaatgggtcttccaaatggacaatgaccccaagcatgcttccaaagttgtggcaaaatggctaaaggacaacaaagtcacggtattggagtgaccatcacagagccctgacctcaagcctatagaaaatgtgtcggtagaattgaaaaagcatgtgcgagcaaggaggcctagaaacctgactcagttacaccagctctgtcaggaggaatgggccaaaattcacccaacttattttgggaagcttgtggaaggctacctgaaacgtttgacccaagttaaacaatttcacggcaatgctaccaaatactaattgagtgtatgtaaacttctgacacactgggaatgtgatgaaagtaataaaaTCTGAATTATTAAATAATTCTCTCCTATTATtttggcatttcacattcttaatataaagtggtgttcctaactgacctaagacagggaatttttacttggattaaaggtcaggaattgtgaaattgagtttaaatgtatttggctaaggtgtatgtaaacttccgacttcaactgtatatattgttttttaaaaCCATCTGGCTTATGCCGCTCtatcattgctcatccatataattatatgtatatattcttattccattccaagcttctaaagccatgacatcattttctggaattttccaagctgtttaaaggcacagtcaacttagtgcatgtaaacttttgacccacttgaattgtgatacagtgaattataagtgaaatctgtaaacaattgttggagaaattacttgtcatgtacaaagtagatgtcctaaccgacttgcaaaaactatagtttgttgacaagaaatttgtggaatggttgaaatccagttttaatgactccaaccagttttaatgactccaacctaagtgcatgtaaacttccgacttcaactgtacgtatgagatgagtaatgcaagatatgtaaacattattaaagtgactagtgatcaaaTTATTAAAGTGGACATTGATTTCAAGTGCAACgaatgtgaaacggctagctagttagcgctggtgcgtgctaaatagcgtttcaatcggtgacgtcacttgctctgagaccttgaagtagtggttccccttgtgTGAAAGTGGTtccccgcggcttttgtggagcgatgggtaacgatgcttcgtgggtgactgttgttgtgtgcagagggtccctggttcgcgcccgggtatggggcgaggggatggtctaaagttatactgttacataggcAGCAGCACCTCTAGTggcaagccacatttcttcagcctcctgtggttgaagaggtgctgttgtgccttcaccacactgtgtgggtggaccatttcagtttgtccgtgatgtgtacaccgaggaacttgactttcaaccttctccactgctgtcccgtcgatgtggtttggggggtgctccctctgctgtttcctgaagtccacgatcagctcctttttgttttgttgacattgagggatgGGTTATTGTCCTTGCACctctctcccagggccctcacctcctccttgtaagttgtctcgtcgttgttggtaatcaagcctactactgttgtgtcgtctgaaaacttcctgattgagttggaggcatgcatggctacgcagtcatgggtgaacatggagtacaggagggtgctgaggacgcacccttgttgggccccagtgttgaggatcagcgaagtggagatgttgtttcctacctccaccacctggggcggcacgtcaggggttgagacccagggcctccagcttaatgatgagcttggagggtactatgagtttggagggtactattgaatgctgagctgttgtcaatgaacagcactcttacataggtattcctcttgtccagatgggatagattCCTCTTTTCCTCTGTCCCTAATTAACCTTTAGAAATACTTACTGTGCAGTGCTCTTTGCAATGGCAACAATGTAAATACAATGTAAATGCCCTTCGAAATACAACTGTGAGGTCTGTGCAGTAGCAGTATCATGGAATTTGCTGTTTCCAGTTGTCCCATAAAAGAATCACCAATGCACATGTGTTTGCAACCACAGCCATTATGCTGGATCAGCTAAATAGGTGGAGTTGAAGGGATGAGAAACTCAATAACTATGTTGGTAGGGGAATAGTGGGACTGATGGTGTCCTGGTTTGGTCCCTCTTTCAGGAGCTGAACGACCTGGCCAGGGACCCTCCTGCACAGTGTTCCGCCGGCCCTGTTGGAGATGACAGTAAGGCCAAACTAAGCACTTTTATTTGAGTGAACATTCTCAACATTGAAACATGTTTCTAACTGTATCTACTTTCTTGTTTTCCAGTGTTTCATTGGCAAGCTACAATTATGGGGCCTGTAAGTATAATTTATAAAGTGTGTGCTCGTTGAAGTTGCATTAGTTTTGGCTGGTCAGTGTGTCGTTGACATTTTTGTTTCTTTTCAGAATGACAGTCCATACCAAGGTGGCGTTTTTTTCCTGACCATTCATTTCCCCACAGACTACCCCTTCAAACCACCTAAGGTAAttattttctctcctcttcctctgttctATTACAATTAATAGTTTTCTTGATGCATGTAGACGATTGAGGAAGTATGGTTTCCGTTGATCTTATGTAATCATGTGTTTGATTGCTGCTCCAACCTTTTCATTGCAGCTAGCATTCACCACAAGAATTTATCACCCAAATATTAACAGTAACGGCAGCATCTGCCTGGATATTTTGAGATCACAGTGGTCTCCAGCATTAACTATCTCTAAAGGTaggatgtttgttgtttttcatgcttttgatACACATTTTTACCTTGACTTCATTTCAATTCACATGCCTAAGATCTACTTCTAATACTTGTTTCTAATCTCCTTTTCAGTACTTTTGTCCATTTGTTCTCTCTTatgtgaccccaaccctgacgaCCCGTTAGTGCCAGAAATCGCCCGTATCTACAAAACAGATACTGAAAAGTAAGTATACTGTAGACCCAGCTTTGTCCTACATTTTGTTCATGAACTGCATACTCTAATATTTGCGAAAAATATTATGCCACTTTTTGATCCGAGACTTGAACGAGATAGGTGCTAAATGATAGTTAATTCCTATAATGTCATATCTTTATAATATAGGACCTTTCCTTCCATGTCAGGTATAATAGACTAGCGAGAGAATGGACAGACAAGTACGCTATGCTTTAGGGTAAGACTGCCCTGCATTGTGAAGGGAGTggaccgtgtgtgtgtctgtggtggagCTTTATGGGTTGTGACCAGGGGAGAAGGACTCCTCTCCCTTCTCATTGAAGCCACGAAGTTCAAGGCCGACCGtggtactgcaggcattgtttgCAGAAAACGACCCCCGTTATAGTGAAGTGGAAAATGACAATCTTTGTGTAAATAAAAATAGAATTTTTGATGACAATCATGGCACCAATAATTACTTTTACTACACCAGGTGTATTTCCTGATTATTTTAAAATCGTACACAGGTTATGAGTATAATTTTATagctaatggcagcctgcagtaccccggtcggCCTTCAATTTGAGatactcaatgagagggggcagcactgagctagcctgcaacgtcacttccCGGTGTAGCTCAAACTGCATGTTATGTCTACATAAATCTCTGACATGAGACGCCATCGCAACTGATTTATTTGACTTCAAATGCGGGAATGAGTGGTGTCATGCGATCAATAGCTTTGGCCAGACATTTTTTTGTGGGTGGGCCTGCAGAAATGTGAGTGGGCCCAAAAAAAAACGCACAACGTCTaacttcctgcaattctacacattttgtcattggGTAGAGAGGAAACTGTGCcgttttatagctaatctcatgctattctacacattttgccatgaggttgAAAGAATTTTGCATTTGAAAGCTAATTAAAGTTAAAGTATAAATGTaactgtgataaaggcactggATTATGAGCTGTCTTGTTTGCTAATGAAGTAAGCAGTGGCATGGtgcatatagccatagaagcacagtgGTTTCTGCCTCAATGCAGTCATATTCTTGGCTTATTAGTGGTGTGGCTTTCAGTTAAATGTCATTCCAGTTCATCTGAATGTCATTCCAGTGCATTGCTTGCTATGAATTCTATCTGATGGTGTTTGCATGTTTAGGTAAAAAGACAAATGTCCTGTTTGGAACACTAACAAGTAGAGagcattaaaaaaatatacacaGTACccctcaaaagtttggacacctactcattcaagcgttCTTCTTtattctttactattttctatattgtagaataattgttTAGACATCAAAACgtaaacaacacatatggaatcatgtagtaaccaaaaaagtgttaaacatatatttgagattcttcaaagtagccacccttgatgacagctttgcacaatcggCATTCTCAatcggcattctctcaaccagcttcatgaggtagtcacctggaatgcatttcaattaacacgtgtgccttgttaaaagttgatttgtggaatttccttaatgcgtttgagccaatcagttgtgttgtgacaaggtaggggtggtatacagacgatagccctatttggtaaaagtccaagtctgtattatggcaagaacagctcaaataagcaaagagaaatgactgtctgccctttggtctaatgagaccaaatttgagatttttggtcccaaccgctgtctgtgtggttcccaccatgaagcatagaggaggtgtgatggtgctttgttggtgacactgtcagtgatttatttaaaattcaa
Above is a genomic segment from Oncorhynchus kisutch isolate 150728-3 linkage group LG19, Okis_V2, whole genome shotgun sequence containing:
- the LOC109864706 gene encoding ubiquitin-conjugating enzyme E2 D2 isoform X1; the protein is MALKRIHKELNDLARDPPAQCSAGPVGDDMFHWQATIMGPNDSPYQGGVFFLTIHFPTDYPFKPPKLAFTTRIYHPNINSNGSICLDILRSQWSPALTISKVLLSICSLLCDPNPDDPLVPEIARIYKTDTEKYNRLAREWTDKYAML
- the LOC109864706 gene encoding ubiquitin-conjugating enzyme E2 D2 isoform X2; this translates as MALKRIHKELNDLARDPPAQCSAGPVGDDMFHWQATIMGPNDSPYQGGVFFLTIHFPTDYPFKPPKLAFTTRIYHPNINSNGSICLDILRSQWSPALTISKVLLSICSLLCDPNPDDPLVPEIARIYKTDTEKYNRIAREWTQKYAM
- the LOC109864706 gene encoding ubiquitin-conjugating enzyme E2 D2 isoform X3, translating into MALKRIHKELNDLARDPPAQCSAGPVGDDMFHWQATIMGPNDSPYQGGVFFLTIHFPTDYPFKPPKLAFTTRIYHPNINSNGSICLDILRSQWSPALTISKVLLSICSLLCDPNPDDPLVPEIARIYKTDTEKTFPSMSGIID